Proteins encoded within one genomic window of Misgurnus anguillicaudatus chromosome 18, ASM2758022v2, whole genome shotgun sequence:
- the wdcp gene encoding WD repeat and coiled-coil-containing protein isoform X1, which produces MTRNIIFLSVGKTDPSMELGKAKLLRTGLNTLHQAIHPVHGIAWTDGKQVCLTTLYSVEGEPKFGDTNVIGQFEHVLGLFWGPLCCSGSPALLAVQHKKHITVWQLQLSTSEQNKLLCTQTCEMSEPFPLLSQGCVWHPKMDILAVLTKQDASVLFSVRVDNRRVKADIKGGGLIHCACWTKDGTRLVVAIGGALHSYIWNDIQKSLVACSFCPIFDIGGKICAIESTDEAQVAVATELPLDKICGLNAGIAFDLPNDSDSPSSRPASVLAVDADCYLDSRRKSCDSDRSGRASFSGPIDLTHILSKHRKSDPSPLIHLRRRDHLTGSGQDSSHLILVTYERKVTTTRKVSIPGILVPDIIAFDPGANTVAVASNTCNMILVYCITDSSMPNVQQIQLQNNERPKGVCFYTSKMLLFMIGRQKSNDPAFLPSSNTDKYILKLIVKELVFDEDSTTPVVLTPESPSQHHGIRRHSENISKDERLPIRDLILPGGSAIVSPISRRKLIEEVRSSELSPVASSADFSDRTTSSASSITVETYDMDHVRRMTALAIAGQASRDSSGPCSPRYEASEKLFSDATSQKNSCQSKEKNLEQLTQNMERIFGRFAEVQQCLSEIRDFTQNGKKLACSYPSGYEPQYVHVTCQKQLSENVYTDERRPVLLCGGKICLRVLQELFSLTVVEMMHGHMWLVLVSDADGFVPLIFKHKDELTIRNAKRKSPIGPPSDDLPPEIPQSPSSETRQ; this is translated from the exons ATGACCAGGAATATAATTTTCCTTTCTGTTGGAAAAACTGACCCAAGCATGGAGCTAGGAAAAGCCAAGCTTCTGAGAACAGGGTTGAACACCCTTCACCAAGCCATTCACCCGGTGCATGGAATAGCCTGGACGGATGGTAAACAGGTCTGTCTCACGACCTTGTATTCTGTTGAAGGTGAGCCCAAGTTTGGCGACACAAATGTCATCGGACAGTTTGAACACGTTTTGGGACTCTTCTGGGGCCCTTTGTGCTGCTCCGGTTCCCCGGCCTTGCTTGCCGTACAGCATAAAAAGCACATTACGGTGTGGCAACTTCAGCTAAGTACCTCGGAACAGAACAAGCTACTGTGCACACAGACCTGCGAGATGAGCGAGCCATTCCCGTTGTTGTCCCAGGGATGTGTCTGGCATCCAAAAATGGACATCTTGGCTGTTTTGACCAAGCAAGACGCCTCTGTTCTGTTTTCGGTGCGAGTTGATAATCGTCGGGTGAAGGCTGACATCAAGGGTGGCGGTTTGATACACTGTGCTTGTTGGACTAAAGATGGAACCCGATTAGTCGTTGCCATCGGCGGTGCGCTGCACTCGTACATTTGGAATGATATTCAAAAAAGCTTGGTGGCTTGTTCCTTCTGCCCCATTTTTGACATAGGGGGAAAAATCTGTGCCATCGAGTCCACCGACGAGGCGCAAGTTGCCGTAGCGACAGAACTGCCCCTTGATAAAATCTGCGGACTCAATGCAGGCATCGCCTTTGACTTGCCAAACGACTCTGATTCGCCATCATCTCGGCCAGCTTCCGTTCTCGCGGTGGATGCTGACTGTTATTTAGACTCAAGAAGGAAATCATGCGATTCGGATCGTTCCGGACGCGCCTCATTTTCCGGACCCATAGATCTAACACACATTCTCTCCAAACACCGGAAATCGGACCCAAGCCCCCTCATTCACCTGAGGCGGCGAGATCATTTGACCGGATCGGGCCAGGACTCATCCCATCTGATTTTGGTGACGTACGAACGCAAGGTCACCACCACAAGGAAAGTCAGCATCCCTGGGATCTTGGTTCCTGACATCATCGCCTTTGATCCCGGCGCAAACACCGTTGCAGTAGCATCAAACACTTGCAATATGATTCTGGTTTATTGCATCACGGATTCCTCCATGCCCAACGTCCAACAGATTCAACTGCAAAATAATGAGAGGCCCAAAGGGGTGTGCTTCTACACCAGCAAGATGTTGCTGTTTATGATTGGCCGGCAGAAGTCCAACGATCCTGCCTTCCTCCCCTCCTCCAACACGGACAAGTACATCTTGAAGCTGATAGTTAAAGAGTTGGTATTCGATGAGGACTCCACCACCCCGGTTGTTCTGACGCCAGAGTCACCGAGCCAACATCATGGGATTAGACGTCATTCTGAGAACATCTCCAAAGATGAACGTTTACCAATTAGAGATCTAATTCTTCCAGGTGGCTCTGCAATTGTTTCACCAATCAGCCGAAGGAAACTCATCGAGGAGGTTCGCAGCTCAGAGCTAAGTCCTGTGGCGAGCTCGGCGGACTTCTCGGACAGAACGACATCTAGTGCCTCCTCGATCACTGTGGAAACCTACGACATGGATCACGTCAGGCGCATGACAGCGTTAGCGATAGCCGGCCAAGCCAGCCGCGATTCCAGTGGACCGTGTTCTCCCAGATACGAGGCCTCGGAGAAGTTGTTCTCCGATGCCACATCACAGAAGAACAGCTGTCAGTCCAAAGAGAAGAACCTGGAGCAGCTCACGCAGAACATGGAGAGGATCTTCGGCCGCTTCGCTGAGGTTCAGCAGTGCCTCTCGGAAATCAGAGACTTCACGCAAAATGGCAAGAAGTTGGCATGCAGTTATCCATCTGGTTATGAACCGCAGTATGTGCACGTTACATGTCAG AAACAGTtgtcagaaaatgtttatacagACGAGAGAAGGCCCGTCTTGTTGTGTGGAGGAAAGATTTGTCTCCGGGTCCTCCAGGAGCTCTTCAGCCTGACGGTTGTGGAGATGATGCATG GTCACATGTGGCTCGTCTTGGTGTCTGATGCAGATGGTTTTGTTCCACTAATATTTAAACACAAGGACGAGCTTACCATTAGAAATGCAAAGAGGAAATCTCCTATAGGACCACCCAGTGACGATTTACCCCCCGAAATTCCACAATCTCCCAGTTCAGAAACAAGACAATAA
- the wdcp gene encoding WD repeat and coiled-coil-containing protein isoform X2, giving the protein MELGKAKLLRTGLNTLHQAIHPVHGIAWTDGKQVCLTTLYSVEGEPKFGDTNVIGQFEHVLGLFWGPLCCSGSPALLAVQHKKHITVWQLQLSTSEQNKLLCTQTCEMSEPFPLLSQGCVWHPKMDILAVLTKQDASVLFSVRVDNRRVKADIKGGGLIHCACWTKDGTRLVVAIGGALHSYIWNDIQKSLVACSFCPIFDIGGKICAIESTDEAQVAVATELPLDKICGLNAGIAFDLPNDSDSPSSRPASVLAVDADCYLDSRRKSCDSDRSGRASFSGPIDLTHILSKHRKSDPSPLIHLRRRDHLTGSGQDSSHLILVTYERKVTTTRKVSIPGILVPDIIAFDPGANTVAVASNTCNMILVYCITDSSMPNVQQIQLQNNERPKGVCFYTSKMLLFMIGRQKSNDPAFLPSSNTDKYILKLIVKELVFDEDSTTPVVLTPESPSQHHGIRRHSENISKDERLPIRDLILPGGSAIVSPISRRKLIEEVRSSELSPVASSADFSDRTTSSASSITVETYDMDHVRRMTALAIAGQASRDSSGPCSPRYEASEKLFSDATSQKNSCQSKEKNLEQLTQNMERIFGRFAEVQQCLSEIRDFTQNGKKLACSYPSGYEPQYVHVTCQKQLSENVYTDERRPVLLCGGKICLRVLQELFSLTVVEMMHGHMWLVLVSDADGFVPLIFKHKDELTIRNAKRKSPIGPPSDDLPPEIPQSPSSETRQ; this is encoded by the exons ATGGAGCTAGGAAAAGCCAAGCTTCTGAGAACAGGGTTGAACACCCTTCACCAAGCCATTCACCCGGTGCATGGAATAGCCTGGACGGATGGTAAACAGGTCTGTCTCACGACCTTGTATTCTGTTGAAGGTGAGCCCAAGTTTGGCGACACAAATGTCATCGGACAGTTTGAACACGTTTTGGGACTCTTCTGGGGCCCTTTGTGCTGCTCCGGTTCCCCGGCCTTGCTTGCCGTACAGCATAAAAAGCACATTACGGTGTGGCAACTTCAGCTAAGTACCTCGGAACAGAACAAGCTACTGTGCACACAGACCTGCGAGATGAGCGAGCCATTCCCGTTGTTGTCCCAGGGATGTGTCTGGCATCCAAAAATGGACATCTTGGCTGTTTTGACCAAGCAAGACGCCTCTGTTCTGTTTTCGGTGCGAGTTGATAATCGTCGGGTGAAGGCTGACATCAAGGGTGGCGGTTTGATACACTGTGCTTGTTGGACTAAAGATGGAACCCGATTAGTCGTTGCCATCGGCGGTGCGCTGCACTCGTACATTTGGAATGATATTCAAAAAAGCTTGGTGGCTTGTTCCTTCTGCCCCATTTTTGACATAGGGGGAAAAATCTGTGCCATCGAGTCCACCGACGAGGCGCAAGTTGCCGTAGCGACAGAACTGCCCCTTGATAAAATCTGCGGACTCAATGCAGGCATCGCCTTTGACTTGCCAAACGACTCTGATTCGCCATCATCTCGGCCAGCTTCCGTTCTCGCGGTGGATGCTGACTGTTATTTAGACTCAAGAAGGAAATCATGCGATTCGGATCGTTCCGGACGCGCCTCATTTTCCGGACCCATAGATCTAACACACATTCTCTCCAAACACCGGAAATCGGACCCAAGCCCCCTCATTCACCTGAGGCGGCGAGATCATTTGACCGGATCGGGCCAGGACTCATCCCATCTGATTTTGGTGACGTACGAACGCAAGGTCACCACCACAAGGAAAGTCAGCATCCCTGGGATCTTGGTTCCTGACATCATCGCCTTTGATCCCGGCGCAAACACCGTTGCAGTAGCATCAAACACTTGCAATATGATTCTGGTTTATTGCATCACGGATTCCTCCATGCCCAACGTCCAACAGATTCAACTGCAAAATAATGAGAGGCCCAAAGGGGTGTGCTTCTACACCAGCAAGATGTTGCTGTTTATGATTGGCCGGCAGAAGTCCAACGATCCTGCCTTCCTCCCCTCCTCCAACACGGACAAGTACATCTTGAAGCTGATAGTTAAAGAGTTGGTATTCGATGAGGACTCCACCACCCCGGTTGTTCTGACGCCAGAGTCACCGAGCCAACATCATGGGATTAGACGTCATTCTGAGAACATCTCCAAAGATGAACGTTTACCAATTAGAGATCTAATTCTTCCAGGTGGCTCTGCAATTGTTTCACCAATCAGCCGAAGGAAACTCATCGAGGAGGTTCGCAGCTCAGAGCTAAGTCCTGTGGCGAGCTCGGCGGACTTCTCGGACAGAACGACATCTAGTGCCTCCTCGATCACTGTGGAAACCTACGACATGGATCACGTCAGGCGCATGACAGCGTTAGCGATAGCCGGCCAAGCCAGCCGCGATTCCAGTGGACCGTGTTCTCCCAGATACGAGGCCTCGGAGAAGTTGTTCTCCGATGCCACATCACAGAAGAACAGCTGTCAGTCCAAAGAGAAGAACCTGGAGCAGCTCACGCAGAACATGGAGAGGATCTTCGGCCGCTTCGCTGAGGTTCAGCAGTGCCTCTCGGAAATCAGAGACTTCACGCAAAATGGCAAGAAGTTGGCATGCAGTTATCCATCTGGTTATGAACCGCAGTATGTGCACGTTACATGTCAG AAACAGTtgtcagaaaatgtttatacagACGAGAGAAGGCCCGTCTTGTTGTGTGGAGGAAAGATTTGTCTCCGGGTCCTCCAGGAGCTCTTCAGCCTGACGGTTGTGGAGATGATGCATG GTCACATGTGGCTCGTCTTGGTGTCTGATGCAGATGGTTTTGTTCCACTAATATTTAAACACAAGGACGAGCTTACCATTAGAAATGCAAAGAGGAAATCTCCTATAGGACCACCCAGTGACGATTTACCCCCCGAAATTCCACAATCTCCCAGTTCAGAAACAAGACAATAA